A genome region from Dickeya dadantii NCPPB 898 includes the following:
- a CDS encoding NAD-dependent succinate-semialdehyde dehydrogenase, with protein MQLKNKTLFRQQCLIGGEWQDSFNGERLSVTNPATGAELGSIPLVTAQQTQQAITAAEQALSAWRQRTGKERAALMQAWAQLIRANQDDLAAILTAEQGKSLAEASGEIAYATSFIEWFAEEAKRVEGSVLQSPQASQRLLVIKQGIGVCAAITPWNFPAAMITRKAAPALAAGCTMIVKPAEQTPFTALALAELAQQAGIPAGVLQVVTGDAPAVGKVLCDSPVVRKLSFTGSTEVGRILMAQCAPTVKKLSLELGGNAPFIVFDDADLEQAIKGILASKFRNSGQTCVCANRIYVQRGIYPALAARLVEEVEKLKVGDGTQPGVMQGPLIDADAVGKVEQHIDDALSKGAELLTGGSRHPLGGTFFTPTVIGGVTRDMRFAREETFGPVAPLFPFDDEAQAVAMANDTEFGLAAYVYTRDAIRQWRVPEALEYGMVGINTGLISNEVAPFGGVKQSGLGREGSRFGIEEYLEMKYLCVDLTPSA; from the coding sequence TGACCAACCCTGCGACCGGCGCTGAGCTGGGAAGCATTCCGCTGGTGACGGCGCAGCAGACCCAGCAGGCGATTACCGCCGCCGAACAGGCGCTGAGCGCGTGGCGTCAGCGCACCGGCAAAGAGCGTGCGGCGCTGATGCAGGCGTGGGCGCAATTGATTCGCGCCAATCAGGACGATCTGGCGGCCATTCTGACCGCCGAACAGGGCAAATCGCTGGCGGAAGCCAGCGGTGAAATCGCCTACGCCACCTCGTTTATCGAGTGGTTCGCCGAAGAGGCCAAGCGGGTGGAAGGCAGCGTGCTGCAATCGCCGCAGGCCAGCCAGCGTTTGCTGGTGATCAAGCAGGGTATCGGCGTGTGCGCCGCGATCACGCCGTGGAACTTCCCGGCGGCGATGATCACCCGCAAAGCCGCGCCGGCGCTGGCGGCCGGTTGCACCATGATCGTCAAGCCGGCGGAGCAGACGCCGTTTACCGCGCTGGCGCTGGCGGAACTGGCGCAACAGGCCGGTATTCCCGCTGGCGTGTTGCAGGTGGTGACCGGCGACGCGCCGGCGGTGGGTAAAGTCCTGTGCGATAGCCCGGTAGTGCGCAAACTGAGTTTCACCGGTTCCACCGAAGTCGGCCGCATCCTGATGGCGCAATGTGCGCCGACAGTGAAAAAGCTGTCGCTGGAGCTGGGCGGCAATGCGCCGTTCATCGTGTTTGACGATGCCGACCTGGAGCAGGCGATAAAAGGCATTCTGGCATCCAAATTCCGCAATAGCGGGCAGACCTGCGTCTGCGCCAACCGCATTTATGTTCAGCGTGGTATCTATCCGGCGTTGGCCGCCCGGCTGGTGGAAGAGGTGGAAAAGCTGAAAGTGGGCGACGGCACCCAGCCCGGCGTGATGCAAGGCCCGCTGATCGACGCAGATGCGGTCGGCAAAGTCGAGCAGCATATTGACGATGCGCTGTCGAAAGGGGCGGAATTGCTGACCGGCGGCTCGCGCCACCCGCTCGGCGGCACCTTCTTCACCCCGACGGTGATCGGCGGCGTGACGCGCGACATGCGTTTCGCCCGCGAGGAAACGTTTGGCCCGGTGGCGCCGCTGTTCCCGTTTGACGATGAGGCGCAGGCGGTGGCGATGGCTAACGATACCGAGTTCGGCCTGGCCGCCTACGTTTACACCCGCGACGCCATTCGGCAGTGGCGGGTGCCGGAAGCGCTTGAATACGGCATGGTGGGGATCAACACCGGCCTCATTTCCAACGAAGTGGCCCCCTTCGGCGGGGTAAAACAATCAGGGCTGGGGCGCGAAGGTTCACGCTTCGGCATCGAGGAATACCTGGAGATGAAATATCTCTGCGTTGACCTCACTCCGTCAGCCTGA
- a CDS encoding ABC transporter permease — MSQNEMLKAEPPAGGEGNRTSLKQQLRQAQARYQKRSLLLIAPLFLFILVSFLFPILSILGKSVSNPDLRVSMPTTIEAMRQWSGKGVPDESVFRALVSDLRNARSTGQVATITKRLGYEDGQYRQLITRTLRKLPSDEQPGLREQLIADQPMWGELTTWKTIDRASRPFTSYYLLSVFDHKVDPQTDKVVAQPADQALYVDVLLRTLLMAGVVTLLCVALGYPLAYWLAKQPDNRANLLMILVLLPFWTSLIVRTASWIVLLQSGGLINRSLMGLGIIDEPLVLVFNRIGVYISMTHILLPFFVLPLYAVMKGISPNYVRAAISLGAHPFLAFWRVYVPQTYAGVTAGALLVFMMAIGYYITPALLGGPGDQMLSYFVAFFTNTTMNWGMAAALGTQLLVIVVLLYVVYIRVTRTDADAAAR, encoded by the coding sequence ATGTCCCAGAATGAGATGTTGAAGGCAGAGCCGCCCGCCGGCGGCGAGGGGAATCGCACCAGTCTGAAACAGCAACTGCGTCAGGCGCAGGCCCGCTATCAGAAACGGTCGCTGTTACTGATAGCGCCGTTGTTCCTGTTCATTCTGGTCAGTTTCCTGTTCCCGATACTGTCGATTCTGGGCAAAAGCGTGTCCAACCCGGACCTGCGCGTCAGCATGCCGACTACTATCGAGGCGATGCGGCAATGGTCCGGCAAAGGTGTGCCGGATGAAAGCGTGTTTCGGGCGCTGGTGAGCGATCTGCGCAATGCCCGCAGTACCGGGCAGGTCGCCACCATCACCAAACGGTTGGGTTATGAAGACGGCCAGTATCGCCAGCTTATCACCCGTACGCTGCGTAAATTGCCGTCGGATGAACAGCCGGGGCTGCGCGAGCAACTGATTGCCGACCAGCCAATGTGGGGCGAACTGACCACCTGGAAAACCATCGACCGCGCGTCGCGGCCTTTTACCAGTTACTACCTGCTGTCGGTCTTCGACCACAAGGTGGACCCGCAGACCGACAAGGTGGTGGCGCAACCGGCGGATCAGGCGTTGTATGTTGATGTACTGTTGCGCACGCTGCTGATGGCGGGGGTGGTAACGCTGCTGTGTGTGGCGCTGGGCTACCCGCTGGCTTACTGGCTGGCGAAACAGCCGGATAATCGCGCCAACCTGCTGATGATTTTGGTGTTACTGCCATTCTGGACCTCACTGATTGTGCGTACCGCCAGTTGGATCGTACTGCTGCAGTCCGGCGGGTTGATCAACCGTTCGCTGATGGGGCTGGGCATCATTGATGAGCCGCTGGTGCTGGTGTTTAACCGTATCGGCGTCTACATCTCCATGACCCACATTCTGTTGCCGTTCTTCGTGTTGCCGCTGTATGCGGTGATGAAAGGCATTTCACCCAACTATGTGCGGGCGGCGATTTCGCTGGGCGCGCATCCGTTTCTGGCGTTCTGGCGAGTGTATGTGCCGCAGACCTACGCCGGAGTGACCGCCGGCGCGCTGTTGGTGTTCATGATGGCGATTGGCTACTACATTACGCCGGCGCTGCTAGGCGGGCCGGGCGATCAGATGCTCAGCTATTTTGTGGCGTTCTTCACCAACACCACCATGAACTGGGGAATGGCGGCGGCGCTGGGGACACAACTGCTGGTGATCGTGGTGCTGCTGTATGTGGTGTATATCCGAGTCACCCGCACCGACGCCGACGCGGCGGCGCGTTAA
- a CDS encoding ABC transporter substrate-binding protein: protein MLKKFALSALLVATASQGWAENLTVISFGGTNKDAQDKAFYKPFQAAGKGAIEAGEYNGEMARIRAMVQTGQVGWDVVEVEGPELLRGCNEGLFEPLDWKKLGSQADFVKGSVSECGAGIFVWSTVLTYNANKLQQAPKSWADFWDVKNFPGKRALRKSAKFTLEIALLADGVKREEVYSVLATPAGVDRAFKKLDQIKSNIQWWESGAQPLQWLVAGDVVMTSAYNGRVAVAQKEKPGINIVWKDGLYDLDSWAIVKGSKHKALAEQFIAFANQPENQKVFAENIAYGPTNGKTTALLDPAISRNLPTAPDNLAQSVQVDTEFWIDHGEELEQRFNAWAAQK, encoded by the coding sequence ATGTTGAAAAAATTTGCATTATCCGCTCTGCTCGTTGCTACGGCTTCCCAGGGATGGGCCGAAAACTTGACCGTGATTTCCTTTGGCGGCACCAACAAGGACGCGCAGGATAAAGCGTTTTACAAACCGTTCCAGGCGGCAGGCAAGGGGGCCATCGAAGCCGGCGAATACAACGGTGAAATGGCTCGCATCCGCGCCATGGTGCAGACCGGGCAGGTCGGCTGGGACGTGGTGGAAGTGGAGGGTCCGGAACTGCTGCGTGGTTGCAACGAAGGATTGTTTGAACCGCTGGACTGGAAAAAACTGGGCAGTCAGGCTGATTTCGTGAAAGGTTCGGTTTCCGAATGTGGCGCAGGGATCTTTGTCTGGTCCACCGTACTGACCTATAACGCCAATAAACTGCAACAAGCGCCGAAAAGCTGGGCCGATTTCTGGGATGTGAAAAACTTCCCCGGCAAGCGCGCGCTGCGTAAAAGCGCCAAGTTCACGCTGGAAATCGCCTTGCTGGCGGACGGCGTGAAGCGTGAAGAGGTCTACAGCGTGCTGGCGACCCCGGCCGGCGTCGATCGTGCGTTCAAGAAACTCGATCAGATCAAATCCAATATCCAGTGGTGGGAATCCGGCGCGCAGCCGCTGCAATGGCTGGTCGCGGGCGACGTGGTGATGACCTCCGCCTACAACGGCCGCGTGGCGGTGGCGCAGAAAGAGAAACCGGGCATCAATATCGTCTGGAAAGACGGCCTGTACGATCTGGATAGCTGGGCCATTGTGAAAGGCTCCAAACACAAAGCGCTGGCCGAACAGTTTATCGCGTTCGCCAATCAGCCGGAAAACCAGAAAGTGTTCGCGGAAAACATCGCCTACGGCCCGACCAACGGTAAAACCACCGCCTTGCTGGACCCGGCGATCAGCCGCAACCTGCCGACCGCGCCGGATAACCTGGCCCAGTCGGTGCAGGTGGATACCGAGTTCTGGATCGATCACGGCGAAGAGCTGGAGCAGCGCTTCAACGCCTGGGCCGCCCAGAAGTAA